A stretch of the Oncorhynchus mykiss isolate Arlee chromosome 23, USDA_OmykA_1.1, whole genome shotgun sequence genome encodes the following:
- the LOC110502784 gene encoding serine/threonine-protein kinase LMTK1 isoform X3: protein MKITDYRHSLVPSLCLFSLTLIHSCTHPYPTLVYLDWVLLGEVNAGLSTTQVVVKELKASASVQDQMHFLEEAQPYRALQHPALLQCLAQCTEVTPYLLVMEFCPLGDVKGYMRSCRTADTMTPEPLILQRMACEIASGLLHLHKHNFVHSDLALRNCLLTADVTVKIGDYGLSHNKYKDDYFVTSDQMYVPLRWIAPELIDEVHGNLLVVGQSKRSNVWSLGVTIWELFELGNQPYRHYSDRQVLTYAVREQQLRLPKPLLNIPLAERWYEVMQFCWLQPDQRPNAEEVHLLLSYLCAKGANEAEEDFERRWNSLRPNPNAGPNNSLHHGAGALAIDLPSSSFPLLEQFSGCDGYHSESGDDILTVTETSHGLNFEYKWEKARAGAEQPYHRAALSSSGTLGAVNYHHQDLYYPPGPGGMVGGCGGVAYYEPKMLHGSGVGVVPVLSACSPSVSAEYYVRMEEPGVDCHINMDLDYTMCSYSPDYQGSNRSFLTGSGSADSGECIMGMGACPSQAHSKPVDSYWSADIRKAGGGGAYDSDPDGSPAISLTMEPLLGQVSDSSPLRPWEAGHYVSYKDRDGGFYYEHSPPMGIGHHMGLGLDHHQHYLMGREHSPPEPHQESWGSRSLRQALGELENPLGISPSISTPPQGGGPPFGVGDPYLETTKGPGSIIGGSSVTGGYYDMMGSLRKTMPTMPGHTHSVSITMASEDSDEEEDIFSERQRINSSNTWPSNLSNHCTNNNSLGLGRSRQAGCRQQQDAYVDFLYTMPTTDIEDSWPEEHNLTFRSSVSAAVKPIDCLEATAASAKDSSCLSLGKHHTLIPSDDAYNTYIYLCHEREGEREVKPPPIECCHSHFVDPLTGLVVRNYTCDGYRDQIVEILNNEEESVNLSPAPGGPSVSKSTLTHNTNTTTTVTNLDHPVQYVDITMDDTLSIDHKQEVVTEDKGVLTDPKPEDMTMAMTAPLPSVNVPGLVCLVEPESELSHTLDSGLDRDHCSSISLVDISDCYTDDDDEDDDITDVTSGIFADEASAGDLNASPSLAHPLKSLQKQVGTPDSMTSMDSMDLMPLAAGSTTEPFSPAFSSSHPSSSSPKAMDSGYDTENNESPEFVPKEPHNEPRDPKTFTQPLGESVLDTSLDEEGEEGGEEAEVAPPEDEDEPTLDEDVTLAASQTTDKEKELAPLSEKNPYRDSAYFSDYENERLSRDDEDEKVGGDENVGVKEGEKEESLTRKRELSPLRIEEEEGEGEMSLTEKRELSPLHIEEEEEGEGEVSLTEKRELSPLHIEEEEEEESLTERELSPLHIEEEEESLTEKREHSPLHIEEEEEGDETSALLEESEDPEMEGCLTEECHHDEGLELGLELASNISGEVEEGSEGWPAQEEPSSLGDWAAEVVGAMEEALGELKRSSSTETNSGTKEEEEGERRDMEDSSEALELADVLQEASCERSESIDKDDDDEENGPPARRQRFSSSSPPSIPPSPLPPMTPPPVRVSLTDGGEADEEDGDGDSDDSESDEELRCYSVQEEQSGGEESEEENHVVPIVVSDCSDAHNLRSLLKVPTTLTSESLADDLLGRKKKVVSFFDDVTVYLFDQQSPTKELAEHGFSPEAETSGQGSESKQPTSDDSSDGNISEESAGYEWEDDFPLLPLPTSSSKMAASSSASTPSTPSLPATSKAPEPKPAVQYSRFTVSPSHVSRFSITHVSDSDIDSGPGSSEDGDRE, encoded by the exons ATGAAGATAACTGATTATCGTCATTCTCTCGTTCCCTCCCTTTGTCTGTTCTCTCTCACGCTCATACACTCGTGCACACACCCTTACCCCACACTTGTGTATCTTGACTGG GTTCTCCTGGGGGAGGTGAATGCGGGTCTCAGCACCACCCAGGTGGTGGTTAAGGAGCTGAAGGCCAGTGCCAGTGTTCAGGACCAGATGCACTTCCTGGAAGAGGCCCAGCCATACCG TGCCCTCCAGCACCCAGCCCTCCTGCAGTGCCTGGCGCAGTGCACTGAGGTCACCCCTTACCTGCTGGTCATGGAGTTCTGCCCTTTG GGTGATGTGAAAGGGTACATGCGGAGCTGTCGGACTGCAGACACAATGACCCCTGAACCCCTGATACTGCAGAGGATGGCCTGTGAGATTGCCTCAGGACTCCTGCACCTACACAAACACAACTTCGTACACAG TGACTTGGCCCTGAGAAACTGCCTTTTGACCGCTGATGTCACAGTGAAGATTGGAGACTACGGCCTGTCACACAATAAGTACAAAGATGACTACTTTGTGACGTCAGACCAGATGTACGTGCCACTGCGTTGGATCGCTCCAGAACTCATAGATGAAGTCCATGGCAACCTACTGGTAGTAGGCCAGAGCAAACGGAGCAACGTCTG GTCTCTGGGCGTGACTATCTGGGAGTTGTTTGAGTTGGGCAACCAGCCGTACAGACACTATTCTGACAGGCAGGTCCTGACGTACGCTGTGAGGGAACAGCAGCTCCGACTGCCCAAGCCCCTGCTCAATATACCCCTGGCAGAGCGCTG GTATGAGGTGATGCAGTTCTGCTGGCTCCAACCAGACCAGAGGCCCAATGCAGAGGAGGTCCACCTGTTACTCAGCTACCTGTGTGCCAAGGGGGCCAACGAGGCCGAGGAGGACTTTGAGAGGCGCTGGAACTCCCTGCGTCCCAACCCCAACGCTGGCCCCAACAACAGCCTCCACCATGGGGCAGGAGCCCTGGCCATTG acctcccctcctcctccttccccctgcTGGAGCAGTTCTCTGGATGCGACGGCTACCACAGTGAGTCAGGAGATGATATACTGACCGTGACCGAGACCAGCCACGGCCTGAACTTCGAGTACAAGTGGGAGAAGGCTCGGGCGGGGGCGGAGCAGCCTTACCACCGTGCTGCCTTGTCCTCCAGCGGTACCCTGGGGGCCGTCAACTACCACCACCAGGACCTGTACTACCCCCCTGGGCCAGGGGGCATGGTGGGGGGCTGTGGTGGGGTGGCCTACTACGAGCCCAAGATGCTGCATGGTTCTGGGGTCGGGGTGGTGCCGGTGCTCAGCGCCTGTAGTCCTTCAGTGAGCGCTGAGTACTACGTCCGCATGGAGGAGCCTGGTGTGGACTGTCACATCAACATGGACCTGGACTACACCATGTGCTCCTACAGCCCAGACTACCAGGGCAGCAACAGGAGCTTCCTGACAGGCAGTGGCAGTGCAGACTCAGGGGAGTGTATTATGGGGATGGGTGCATGTCCCTCCCAGGCCCACTCCAAGCCTGTGGACTCGTACTGGTCGGCAGACATCCGTAAAGCTGGGGGTGGTGGAGCGTATGACTCGGACCCAGATGGAAGCCCGGCCATCTCCCTGACCATGGAACCCCTGCTGGGGCAAGTCTCTGACTCCAGCCCCCTGAGACCCTGGGAGGCTGGTCATTACGTCTCCTACAAGGACCGGGATGGGGGGTTCTACTACGAACACTCACCCCCTATGGGCATAGGCCACCACATGGGTCTGGGTCTGGACCATCACCAGCACTACCTGATGGGGCGGGAACACTCTCCCCCCGAGCCCCACCAGGAGAGCTGGGGGTCCCGGAGCCTGCGTCAGGCCCTGGGGGAACTGGAAAACCCTCTGGGGATATCTCCCTCCATCAGTACCCCTCCCCAGGGTGGTGGTCCTCCTTTTGGAGTAGGGGATCCCTACCTGGAGACGACCAAGGGACCAGGCTCCATCATTGGGGGGAGTAGCGTCACTGGGGGTTACTATGACATGATGGGTTCTCTGAGGAAAACCATGCCGACCATGCCAGGCCACACCCACTCAGTCAGCATCACCATGGCGTCGGAAGACTCGGACGAGGAAGAGGATATATTCTCAGAGAGGCAGAGAATCAACAGTAGTAACACCTGGCCCTCTAATCTCTCTAACCATTGCACTAACAACAACAGTCTAGGCCTGGGCCGTAGTAGACAGGCTGGCTGTAGGCAACAACAGGATGCCTATGTAGACTTTCTCTACACTATGCCCACTACCGACATAGAGGACTCGTGGCCTGAGGAGCACAACCTGACCTTCCGCTCCTCTGTCTCTGCTGCAGTTAAACCCATAGACTGCCTGGAGGCTACGGCGGCTTCGGCTAAAGACAGCAGCTGTCTATCCCTGGGGAAGCATCATACCCTGATACCCTCCGACGACGCCTACAACACCTACATCTATCTGTGCcatgagagggagggggagagggaggtgaagcCGCCACCAATCGAGTGCTGCCACTCTCATTTCGTCGACCCCCTTACAGGCCTAGTGGTGCGAAACTACACCTGTGATGGCTACAGAGATCAGATTGTAGAGATACTCAACAACGAGGAAGAGAGTGTGAATCTGTCTCCAGCACCGGGAGGGCCTAGTGTGTCTAAATCAACCCTGACACACAACACTAACACAACCACAACCGTAACCAACCTTGACCACCCTGTTCAGTATGTTGACATCACTATGGACGATACCCTTTCCATAGACCACAAGCAAGAGGTTGTCACAGAAGACAAAGGGGTTCTCACGGATCCTAAACCAGAGGACATGACTATGGCTATGACTGCCCCACTTCCCTCAGTGAATGTGCCTGGCCTAGTCTGCTTGGTTGAGCCAGAGTCAGAGCTGAGCCATACGTTAGACAGCGGCCTGGACAGAGACCACTGCTCCAGCATCAGTCTAGTGGACATCTCCGACTGCTATACCGACGACGATGATGAAGACGATGACATTACTGACGTGACCTCAGGGATCTTTGCTGACGAGGCATCGGCCGGGGACCTTAACGCCTCCCCCTCCTTGGCCCATCCCCTCAAGTCCCTGCAGAAGCAGGTGGGAACACCCGATTCCATGACTTCCATGGATTCCATGGACCTGATGCCTTTAGCGGCCGGCTCCACCACAGAGCCATTCAGCCCTGCCTTCAGCTCCTCCCACCCATCTAGTTCCTCCCCCAAGGCAATGGATAGCGGGTACGACACAGAGAATAACGAGAGCCCAGAGTTTGTCCCCAAGGAGCCCCACAATGAGCCCCGGGACCCAAAGACATTCACCCAGCCACTTGGAGAGTCTGTCCTGGACACCAGCCtggatgaagagggggaggaggggggagaggaggccGAGGTGGCTCCACCGGAGGATGAGGATGAACCTACCCTGGATGAAGATGTGACTCTAGCAGCCTCACAGACCACAGACAAAGAGAAGGAGCTGGCCCCCCTCAGTGAGAAGAACCCTTACAGGGACTCTGCCTACTTCTCTGACTATGAGAATGAGCGCCTTTCCAGGGATGATGAGGATGAGAAAGTGGGGGGTGATGAAAATGtaggagtgaaggagggagaaaaggaggagagccTGACAAGGAAGAGGGAACTCAGCCCTCTTcgtatagaggaagaggagggagagggggagatgagccTGACAGAGAAGAGGGAACTCAGCCCTCTTcatatagaggaagaggaggagggagagggggaggtgagccTGACAGAGAAGAGGGAACTCAGCCCTCTTcatatagaggaagaggaggaggaggagagtctgACAGAGAGGGAGCTCAGCCCTCTTcatatagaggaagaggaggagagcctGACAGAGAAGAGGGAACACAGCCCTCTTcatatagaggaagaggaggagggagatgagaccTCAGCTCTTCTGGAGGAGAGTGAAGACCCAGAGATGGAGGGTTGCTTGACAGAAGAGTGCCACCATGATGaagggctggagctggggctagAATTGGCCTCTAATATCTCTGGAGAAGTAGAGGAAGGGTCAGAGGGATGGCCTGCCCAGGAGGAGCCCTCTTCCCTGGGAGACTGGGCAGCAGAGGTGGTGGGGGCTATGGAAGAAGCCCTGGGGGAACTCAAGAGGAGCAGCAGTACTGAAACCAACTCTGGTaccaaggaggaagaggaaggagagcgaAGAGACATGGAGGACTCATCTGAAGCCTTAGAATTAGCAGATGTCCTACAAGAAGCATCTTGCGAAAGGTCAGAGAGCATTGACAAGGACGATGATGATGAAGAGAACGGACCTCCCGCACGACGTCaacgcttctcctcctcctcccctccctccattcctccatcacCTCTCCCCCCGATGACTCCCCCTCCGGTCCGGGTGTCGCTCACAGACGGGGGGGAGGCGGATGAGGAGGACGGAGATGGTGACTCGGATGACAGTGAGTCAGATGAGGAGCTGAGGTGTTACAGTGTTCAAGAGGAgcagagtggaggggaggagagcgaggaggagaACCATGTGGTACCCATCGTGGTCAGCGACTGTAGCGATGCTCATAACCTACGTAGTCTACTGAAGGTGCCCACCACGCTCACCTCCGAGTCGCTCGCTGATGACCTGCTGGGACGAAAGAAGAAGGTGGTGTCCTTCTTTGATGATGTCACTGTTTACTTGTTTGACCAG CAGAGCCCAACTAAAGAGCTGGCTGAGCATGGTTTCTCTCCAGAAGCTGAGACCAGCGGACAGGGTTCAGAGAGCAAACAACCAACCTCTGATGACTCCTCAGATGGAAACATCTCAGAAGAGA GTGCAGGGTATGAGTGGGAGGATGACTTCCCCTTGTTGCCCCTCCCGACTTCCTCATCCAAGATGGCTGCCTCCTCCTCAGCCTCAACCCCCTCCACACCCAGCCTGCCCGCCACCTCCAAGGCCCCGGAGCCCAAACCAGCGGTGCAGTACTCCCGCTTCACCGTTTCCCCTAGCCATGTGTCTCGCTTCTCCATCACACACGTCTCCGACTCCGACATAGACTCTGGTCCAG gGAGCAGTGAGGATGGGGACAGAGAGTAG